The genome window CTGCGTCAGTCCGAGATCGCCTACGGGGGAGGGAGCTTGACTGCCACCAATAATTTTCGGCGCAACAAACGCCCACACTTTTTGAATAGCACCATCCGCGATCGCCTTAGCTGCCAACACCCCACCACATTCCCACAACACCATCAGATGATCGCGATCGTAGAGATGGCGCATCACCGCCGCTGGAGTAAGCTCCGCCAATTCCACCACCTCAAC of Candidatus Obscuribacterales bacterium contains these proteins:
- a CDS encoding dihydrofolate reductase family protein, encoding VEVVELAELTPAAVMRHLYDRDHLMVLWECGGVLAAKAIADGAIQKVWAFVAPKIIGGSQAPSPVGDLGLTQMTEAIALERMSWQLIGSDLLIEGYLHPYLS